The following are encoded together in the Osmerus eperlanus chromosome 18, fOsmEpe2.1, whole genome shotgun sequence genome:
- the p2rx4a gene encoding P2X purinoceptor 4a isoform X1 — MTTNKGFCASVCRCFFEYSTPQILVIRSTKVGTLNRIIQALVLGYVIGYVCVLKKGYQDTDGVLSSVTTKVKGVAVTNTSDLGLRVWDVADYIIPPQEESSFFVLTNLIMTLNQTQSHCPELPNVGFDCITDSDCKAGLSNTRGDGVQTGRCVNFSSVARTCEVLAWCPLELDMQPPDPPMLAGAENFTVLIKNSIRYPMFNFNKRNILPHVNKTYLQQCVFNRVTDPDCPIFRLRDVTTEAGEDFQTMAVHGGIMGVQISWFCDLDLPASWCVPKYTFRRLDNKDPENNVAPGYNFRFAKYYKTNNNKETRTLIKGFGIRFDVMVFGQAGKFNIIPTLLNIGAGLALLGLVTVVCDLIVLTCMTKRNLYKENKYSYVDDFELLPHGTP; from the exons ATGACAACGAACAAAGGATTTTGCGCGTCCGTTTGTCGCTGTTTTTTTGAGTATTCAACTCCGCAAATTCTCGTCATCAGGAGTACCAAAGTTGGGACCCTCAATAGAATTATTCAAGCTCTGGTGCTGGGATACGTGATCGG GTATGTCTGCGTTCTCAAGAAAGGATACCAGGATACCGACGGCGTCCTGAGCTCTGTCACGACCAAGGTGAAGGGGGTAGCCGTGACCAACACGTCTGATCTGGGACTGCGTGTCTGGGACGTGGCGGACTACATCATTCCGCCGCAG GAAGAAAGTTCCTTCTTTGTGCTCACCAACCTGATCATGACTTTGAATCAAACTCAGTCTCACTGTCCAGAG CTGCCGAATGTTGGGTTTGACTGCATCACCGACTCAGACTGCAAGGCTGGTCTCAGCAACACCAGAGGAGACG GTGTCCAGACAGGGAGGTGTGTGAACTTCTCGAGTGTGGCTAGGACCTGCGAGGTTCTGGCCTGGTGCCCTCTGGAGCTGGACATGCAGCCGCCTGA CCCTCCAATGCTGGCAGGTGCTGAGAACTTCACCGTGCTCATTAAGAACAGCATCCGCTATCCCATGTTCAACTTCAATAA AAGGAATATCTTGCCACACGTGAACAAGACCTACCTGCAGCAATGTGTGTTCAACCGAGTCACAGACCCAGACTGCCCCATCTTCAGGCTCAGAGACGTGACCACGGAGGCTGGGGAGGACTTCCAGACCATGGCTGTTCAC GGGGGCATCATGGGAGTGCAGATCAGCTGGTTCTGTGATCTGGACTTGCCAGCGAGCTGGTGCGTGCCCAAGTACACCTTCCGTCGTCTGGACAACAAGGACCCAGAGAACAATGTGGCACCTGGATACAACTTCAG ATTTGCAAAGTACTACAAGACTAATAATAACAAGGAGACAAGAACACTAATCAAAGGATTTGGAATCCGCTTTGATGTGATGGTGTTTGGTCAG GCTGGGAAATTCAACATCATTCCAACACTGCTGAACATCGGCGCTGGCCTGGCACTTCTGGGCTTG gtaacTGTGGTTTGTGACTTGATCGTCCTGACATGTATGACAAAACGGAATCTCTACAAGGAAAATAAATATTCATATGTAGATGACTTTGAATTG CTTCCACATGGAACGCCATGA
- the p2rx4a gene encoding P2X purinoceptor 4a isoform X2, giving the protein MTTNKGFCASVCRCFFEYSTPQILVIRSTKVGTLNRIIQALVLGYVIGYVCVLKKGYQDTDGVLSSVTTKVKGVAVTNTSDLGLRVWDVADYIIPPQEESSFFVLTNLIMTLNQTQSHCPELPNVGFDCITDSDCKAGLSNTRGDGVQTGRCVNFSSVARTCEVLAWCPLELDMQPPDPPMLAGAENFTVLIKNSIRYPMFNFNKRNILPHVNKTYLQQCVFNRVTDPDCPIFRLRDVTTEAGEDFQTMAVHGGIMGVQISWFCDLDLPASWCVPKYTFRRLDNKDPENNVAPGYNFRFAKYYKTNNNKETRTLIKGFGIRFDVMVFGQVTVVCDLIVLTCMTKRNLYKENKYSYVDDFELLPHGTP; this is encoded by the exons ATGACAACGAACAAAGGATTTTGCGCGTCCGTTTGTCGCTGTTTTTTTGAGTATTCAACTCCGCAAATTCTCGTCATCAGGAGTACCAAAGTTGGGACCCTCAATAGAATTATTCAAGCTCTGGTGCTGGGATACGTGATCGG GTATGTCTGCGTTCTCAAGAAAGGATACCAGGATACCGACGGCGTCCTGAGCTCTGTCACGACCAAGGTGAAGGGGGTAGCCGTGACCAACACGTCTGATCTGGGACTGCGTGTCTGGGACGTGGCGGACTACATCATTCCGCCGCAG GAAGAAAGTTCCTTCTTTGTGCTCACCAACCTGATCATGACTTTGAATCAAACTCAGTCTCACTGTCCAGAG CTGCCGAATGTTGGGTTTGACTGCATCACCGACTCAGACTGCAAGGCTGGTCTCAGCAACACCAGAGGAGACG GTGTCCAGACAGGGAGGTGTGTGAACTTCTCGAGTGTGGCTAGGACCTGCGAGGTTCTGGCCTGGTGCCCTCTGGAGCTGGACATGCAGCCGCCTGA CCCTCCAATGCTGGCAGGTGCTGAGAACTTCACCGTGCTCATTAAGAACAGCATCCGCTATCCCATGTTCAACTTCAATAA AAGGAATATCTTGCCACACGTGAACAAGACCTACCTGCAGCAATGTGTGTTCAACCGAGTCACAGACCCAGACTGCCCCATCTTCAGGCTCAGAGACGTGACCACGGAGGCTGGGGAGGACTTCCAGACCATGGCTGTTCAC GGGGGCATCATGGGAGTGCAGATCAGCTGGTTCTGTGATCTGGACTTGCCAGCGAGCTGGTGCGTGCCCAAGTACACCTTCCGTCGTCTGGACAACAAGGACCCAGAGAACAATGTGGCACCTGGATACAACTTCAG ATTTGCAAAGTACTACAAGACTAATAATAACAAGGAGACAAGAACACTAATCAAAGGATTTGGAATCCGCTTTGATGTGATGGTGTTTGGTCAG gtaacTGTGGTTTGTGACTTGATCGTCCTGACATGTATGACAAAACGGAATCTCTACAAGGAAAATAAATATTCATATGTAGATGACTTTGAATTG CTTCCACATGGAACGCCATGA